The genome window AGAATAAGTTTAAGTTAggtattttatatgtataaagCCAAAGCAGAGCATAGTGTTTACTGGTGGGGTCAAGAAAAATGTAACATCAAACTAAATTATACTCCATAAATGGTTAATTTAAGCAAAAGAAGTAATAATACCTTAAAATATGAAGGTATTAATTGAGATTCTGCAAGTTTGCTTCTCCTCTCGCCAAATCTCCAATCCTTcccatttgttttgttttggtaaGGAAGTACTTATATTTCCTAATTGCAATTATCACTTTAATAGCCCTctaattatttcttaatcaCATAATTACTTGGGGACTACTCAAAATACTTGGGCTCCAAGTTTTACAACTTGGGCCCCAAGTTCCGTCCCGATAATTGCGATTTTACTCGGCTCGTTCCTATTTTCTCGTATCggttttttttctaataaatacaaataatttaataactaaataccagtataaaaataattaaatatatagattattaattataatattctcCTGACTAATTcccaaattaataaaataattaagataaaataattatctcGGCTATAACGTAATATTTGCTCACGAGTCGGTAACTAAATAAATACTCGAGGTTACCCTATTCTTCGTATAAACAAGACTCTCAAATATAGTCTAAATATCTAACGGGCACAATCTAACGCCGTGTGTTTTCTACAATCTTTTCTCAACTACGacactttaatattttataaatttattaaattagagGATAATAATGTAGATCTTTTTgctaaacaaataattaaactaCCCAGCTACATTTTTCGCATCGGTGAATATAATATTAGCGAGTCCCGAAACTTAAAAATTTTGCATTTACTgattatattcatataaatgaatCTTTCTAATCACTAACAACACCAAATTTAATTTCTTGATTAGAGAATCCACACAGCTACATAATCTTAATAAAATATTCTGTACCGCATAATAATAAATCCagaattaattaatattctgACATAgtaatcaattaaataaaataatttttacactCAGGTACTTGTAAATTTTTCGGTTGTTACATTCTTCCCTCCTtaagggattccgtcctcggaatcttGATTGGTGTTGAACAACTCTGGATAACTTTTTGTCATCTCTTCTTCTAATTCCCACGCAGCATTTTCTACAGCTTTGTTTTTGCCATATTACTTTAACTAACTTTACTTTCTTGTTTCTAAATTCGTGAAATATCGAGTCCACAATCTCTACCGAGTTCTCTTCATACGTTAAATCAGACTTAATATTTATGGGCTCATAGTTCAAAACATGACGGTGATCAGTCTTGTAGGTTTTTAACAAAGATGTATGAAAATGTTTGTACATGTTGTAAATCTGAAGGTAAAGCTAATTGATACGAAACATTTCCCATTTTTCTTAGGATCTCAAAAGGTCCTATATATCTTGGATTTAACTTACTTCTCTTCTCAAATCTAACCATTTCTTTCCAAGGCGACACTTTTAAGAGTACTTTTTCTCCAACATTAACtgctttctcttttctttctaAATCTGCATATCTCTTCTGTCTGTCTTGAGCTGTTACTAATCTTTTTAATTGATTGCTTCGTTTGTTGAACTAGCTCTGGTCATTAAATCTTTTTCATTCCAACTTCATCCAACAAAGAGGTGATCTACACTTCCTACCATACAATGCCTCAAAGATGCCATTCCAATAATAGAATGATAGCTATTGCTATAAACAAACTCTATTAAAGATAAGTGATCATCCCAACTTCCTTTAAAGTTCAAAGAACAAGCTCTTAACATATCTCCTTTAAATTTCTGAAATTCTTGCCAAAATCTCCATGTAAATCTGGCATCTCAACTGGTTCTCCATATTTAGACACAGCTTCGTTCACATACATCTTTACTAATCTCTCCAGGGTATATTTCACACTAATAGGAAGAATATGCACAAATTTTGTCAATCTATCCACAACTATCCAAATAGCGTCATGACTGGCTCGAGTTCTAGGTAAACCTACTATGAAATCTATGGAAATGTGTTCCCATTTTTATTCTGGGATCTCTAATGGTTGCAACAACACACTAGGTCGGTGTTTTGCTTTTACTTTCTAATAAATCAAACATTTACTTACCCACTCAGCCATCTCACTTTTCCTATTAGGCCACCAACAGTTCCTTTTACAATCTAGGTATATCTTGGTACTTCTTGAGTGTATAGAGTATCTCGATTCATGAGCTTCACTCAAAATATCGTGTTTAAGTTCCATTACATTAGGAATCCAAATCCTATTGATAAATTTCCCAATTCCTTTCTCATCTTTTACACTCACTACGCCATAGATGCACCTACGCAACATCAAAAACATGTGTTGCATTTAAAAAGTAGGTCAAAAAATTATGCTCACGGTAACATTGCGTTTCTAATGTTGCTATATACATAAATAGGATGTTGTGTTAGGTTTAAAAAATGTCGCACATTGCAACAGCTATGAAGTATTgttgttaatattatattattgatgataataataataaaattaatagttatattttttgaaaagtattaattttcaaaaaaatattatttaagtttTCATATGTAACAATTTGGTTACCAGAGTCATAtccttttaaaaaattataatatatttaataatagtaataaattgaataaaataattatttttacaaaatgaaCACTAGTGAAAAGTGTTACGGAatagatattttaattttttaattaataaatattacattagaattaattataattaattatatacaatatttGAGAGAATTGTTATTGTAGTAtgtagtatatattatataaaataatacagaatttattaagattatatatacatataaataatatttattattatgtgataaaatatttaaattgtgtaatataaaataaattaaaaaattctgaTAACACGACTTTTGAGGTGAAAACAGTAAAGAATAGAATTCCAGTGTACTACCTCTACCTCTCCCTCTCTTAGTCTCACCTCTCTCTAATCTCATCTGAGTATCTTCACTTTCTTGTTCACCTCACCTCATTCTCGCTCAACCCACACCTCACTTTctccaatctctctctctctctctctctctctctctctctctctctctctctctctctctctctctctctctctaattaAAGGTGCCTCTCAACCGTAAGTAGGGTTAATCACCTCAATTAGGTTTAGTCCTCGCTCTCCTTCGCTCTGGCCGCCGATTAAAGTAGCGAATCGAAGTAGCGAATTTATGGGTCTTTCTAGATTTTATGGGTCTTCATGAATATCTTCTAATTGATACTATTATATCGACTTTTTCATGGATTTTGTACTAATTAGGACTGTAATCTTCATTTTGCAGGCGATTAGGGCTCTTTCTTGAGGCTTGAAGTTGGGAATTTTACTTGGGATTTCAGGTAAATCCCATATTTATggtataaattttgattctgTATTCTATATATGATGTTTTAATCAAGGTAAATTCAATCTTTATGGTATAAATCCTGTTTTGCTTTTAAAAAATACTGTATTGATTGAAAGAGAAAGGGAGAAATAAAGGGAGGGATAGAGACAGGGCAATAGAGTTTGTAGAAAGTCAGAGTAAGAGAGTAATAGAAAACAGGGATCTAGGTTGATTTTATATGAACTTTACACCTTATGTACTTtatgatttaattaatttatgatttaaagATTTCTAAATCTTCAGTTACATGATATGTCACACATAagaaaattggtttctatttcaAGTTGAAAGTCTAGACATTGCCGCATTTtcgataattttattaataaacctCTTAGTGCTAGACTCCTTCTGCAGAGTATCTTTAAATTGGATGCATATAAATGAATGGAACTTATCACTGTATCATAATTTTGAAAACTGGTATCTGTATCATAATTGAAAGTCTTGACACTGTTGTGTTTTCTCATAACTTATAGTAATATACTTGTCAGCACTAGAAGCCTTCTGCAGATTATCATGAACTTCTGCAGAGTAACTAGCTTATCCTTGTATTAAGTTTTCATGTCAGAGATAAGGTTAAATTTCTTGTTCTAGTCGGGTTTCCGCTCAGGGGACTTTAAGGGAAAATGTACTGATATGCTACATTGTAGGTGCTGAAGGGATGCACTTTTTGAAGTtcttttttgtcttttttttcaTTGGTCTATGAGGGTAAAGTGTAATTATTATCAAGTAGTTTGTTCTTAACTGACTAATTTTACTTGTTAAATGTATCTAACTATatgtatatttacatataaaacCTACATCTTCTTACAtgatggatgtgtatatattatagGTTCTGCAGCCAATGTGGTAGGGTATGGTTACGTTGGAGATGGTAATCTTCATGCTAAAGTACTCATCGCCTGCTACTTCAGATCGTCTCCTTTCAATCATTAATTCTTGACTCTTATTGACTCTTTCTGCTAACCTTGGTTGCACTAACATCTCAAAAATTCTTCCATCCTCATGCTCTGAATCCTTAATCTCCCATCGTAACTTCTCCATCTCCCTAATCAATTTCTTTGGTAAAGACATCACATTAATTCTTCTTTTTCTACTTAATGCTCAACAACTACATTCGCTTTTCCCAAGTATTAGTTAATTGTACAATCATAGTCCTTTTTTTCAATTCTAACTACCTCCTTTGTCTTATATCCAACTCTTTCTGAGTAAACAAGTATTTTAAACTCTTATGATGTGTATATATCTCACACTTTTCACCATACAAGTAATGTTGCCAAATCTTTAAAGCAAATAATATCGTAGCTAATTATAGGTCATGTAGGATATCTCAATTCATAGTCCTTAAGTTGCCTAGAAGCATCTGCTATCACTTTTCAATGTTGCATAATAACTCATTCTAGTCCCTTATGGGATACATCACTATAGATAACAGACTTTCCTGTCTTGTTAGGTAAAGTTAACACAGGGCCATATTAATTCACTTTTTTAATTCCAAAAAACTCTCTTTGCACTTAagggtccattcaaacttcttcttttttttcctaaTCAACTTGGTCAAATGAATCACAATCTTAGAAAAATCTTTTACGAAGCTAACCTAAGAAAACTTCTTACTTCTGTTAGGTCCTTAGTTTTTCTAATTCGATATTGCTTCAATCTTTGCGGGGTCTACCATTATTTCTTTCTTGGAAACTATATGCCCTAAAACTGTTCTTGCTTTATCAAAATTTCgaaaattttgcatataactTTTATTTCCTAAAAATTTTTAAGTTATCCTAAGATACATGCTCTTCTTTCGTCttagaataaatcaaaatattattgataaataatcatgaactttatccaaatatttcttaaatactctATTCATAATATCTATAAAAGTTTCAGGGGCATTAACCAATCCTGCTCTTAATGTTACTCAAGTGGTGCTAATTCCTAAGGTTTCGAATCCCAAGAATCTTGGGCAATTTAGGCCTATTAGTTTATGCAATTTTGTGTACCGTGTTATATCTAAAGTCCTGGCAAACCGTCTGAAACCTCTCATGAAAAATCTTATCTCTCCTCAGCAGTCTGCATTTATTCCTAGAAGACTTATTCAAGATTGTATTATGGTTGCCCATGAGTGCTTTCATCATATTAGTCACAAGAAGAAGGGATCAGTTGCTGAGATGGCAATAAAGCTAGATCTTAACAAGTCTTTTGATCATGTTGAGTGGGATTTTTTACTAGCAGTGATGAATAAAATGGGTTTTTGCTCCAGGTGGCAATCTTGGATTTATCAATGTCTCTCTACTACCACTCTTCAGTTCCTAGTTAATGATGAATAATTTTGCTCTATAAATCCTAAAAAAGGTTTAAGATAGGGAGATCGATTATCTCCCTATCTTTTTCTTCTGGTAGCTGATGTTTTATCTCGTTCTATTTCTCATGCCAATCAGGAAGGTTTAATCAAAGGTTTAAAGATGGCTAGAAATTGTCCTATAGTCTCTCATATCTTTTTTGCTGATGATTCTCTACTCTTTTTACATGCTGATGAACGTGTTCCTGCAAATATTTTCAATCTTTTGGAGGAGTATAGTAATGCTTCTAGTCAGCAAATCAATTATAATAAGTCTTCTGTTCAATTTAGCCCTAATACTTAGTCGCATATTAAAAAGAGAATTGTTGACATTTTGAAGATgggcaatgctagagaccccaaatttTTCCCCCAAAATTTGTTACCAAATGACGTGGCTAACAAGTGGCGAAatttgattgggtgattgatgaatctgcagggggtGCTTCATTATTATGGGAATGAATGCAACCAATGAGATTTTGCCacgtcatttgggaaaaaattttgggataaatatttggggtccctagcattttccttttgaagataTCCGAATCAGCTTTTAAATGTAAGTACTTAGGTCTTCCCGCTACTTTTGGAAATAGTAAGTTTGAAGCTTTTAATTACATTCTGGAAAGGGTTCTCAAAAAAATGCAAGGATGGAAACTTAAACTCTTATCCCACTGGTCGAGAGATATTAATTAAAGCCGTTGTTCAAGCTATTCCATCTTATGCTATGGGTCGTTTTCTTCTCCCACAAAAATTGATCAATAAGCTTCTATCTGCTATTCGAAGGTTTTGGTGGGGAGGAGATCCCAATAATAAGACGATTCACTGGAGGTGTTGAAATATTTAGTCAAAGCCAAAATGTAAAGGTGGAATGGGGTTTAGAGACTTGCGTGCTTTTAATATGGCCCTGTTAGCTAAACAAGGTTGGAGACTTACTATTAATCCATCATCTTTTTGCGCGCGTGTTGTGAAGAGCATTTATTTTCCAGCTGGGAGTTTTTTAACAGCTGTTAAAGGGGCTCATGCATCATGGCTTTGGACTAGTTTATTACAAGGCAGGGATGTGCTTCTTAAAGGTATTCGCTGACAAGTAGGAAATGGAAAAAGTATTAATTTTTGGGGCAGTCCTTGGGTTCCGAgttcttcaaatttttttgtttacgGAGCAAAAGGTCCATTTACTGTTTCTTCTCTGGTTTCTGATTTTATTTCTAATGGCAAATGGAGCATTCGAAAGCTTCAAGATCATGTTCCTCCGGAAGTTGTGACTCAAATATCGAACATCCCTCTTAGTCGTACAGATGCTAATGACAGATTAGTTTGGCACTATACTTCTAATGGATCTTATACAGTGAAATCTGGCTATCGTGTTGCTTTGAAATTGTTTCAGCCTCATGATTCTCAACAAGCTTCAGCGTCTTCTCAGCCTACCAAATCTTTTTGGAATCTTATTTGGTCTCTTAAAGCTCAacctaaattaaaaaattttatgtgGAGGCTTTGTGTCAATGCTTTagcaacaaaagaaaatttgtaCCGAAGGAACTGCTCACCATCCCCAAATTGTCTTATTTGTCAGGATAGAATTGAATCTGTAGAGCACATGCTTTTTGAGTGTGACTGGACGATGGCAGTTTGGTTTTCGAGCTCGCTTACCCTTATTCCTCCTTCGCCTGGTACGTCAACTGTGCTTCAATGGTTAAACTCTCTTATTGCTGCTACGACCTCTAAGCAAGAGAGTTTATATCTTATTTCTGGCTTTGCTTTTGTCGCCTGGTCAATCTGGACAGCTAGAAACAAATTTGTTTTTGAGCATAATTTAGTTTGCCCGCTCTTAGTTATTAAATCAGCCTCTCAAGCTAAATCTGAATTTTTATCGTTGTTAAATTCCTCATGTTTGGAGTCTCCAAGCTCTATCATCAATTATCCATCGCAGTGGATCCCTCCCCCTGCATTATCGGTGAAGTTCAATTATGATGGTGCTTTTAAGCGAGGCTCTGCATCTATTGGTGTTGTGGGAAGAAGCTCTAATGGAAGTCTTATCAATGGTTTGGGTTGTAAAGTTAATGCTATATCTTCTCTTCAAAATGAGCTTCTTGCAATTCGCGAGGCCTGCACGATGATTACTCAACAACGTATTGCTCATAGTATTGTTGAATCTGATTGCAAGGTTGCTGTTGAACTTTTATAATCTGATAATGCGCCTCCTTGGGACTCTGTTGTTGTTATTGAGGATATCAGATCTATGGCATCTATTTCAAGTATATCTTTCTCTTTTGTGCCCCGCTCTGGTAATCGTGCAGCTCACTGGATTACTAAGACAGCTTTTGATAATTGTCTTCCTCTGGACTGGGTTTCTAATCCCCCTGCTGTGTTGTCCTCAATCTTGAGGAGTGATGTCGATTTCTGTTAGTTTCCCTGGGTTGGTCTCCCCAGCCCttcaagtaaaaaaaaaagataagtaaccaactaaatatttttaattcacaTCGTTCTTACACTACTAGAAAACAGCTAATAGacatcagttaaaaactgatgtcCCGGAAAATTTTAACTTATGTCTTTGTCGATGATGTTAAAGGTACCCATTTTTAACATCAGTTCTCAACTGATGTTAAAGACAACATACAATATCAGTGGAGGATAAGAAATCGATATCTATTGCTAAACCTTAAAATTATAATGCACATCTATCTTTTGAATATGgtcataatatgatatttgtatgaATATGAACATACTGTACATAAGAACTAATTTTGTCTTGACATCATCTTTTAAGCCAAAAACGATGTGAAAGTAACGTTTGACATCATTTCTTTAAAGTAGCTGATGTCATAGGTACTCTTTCACATCATTTATCCTGAAATGCTGATGTGAAAGGTTGATTTAACATCAGTTCTGTTCCAGTAAACGTTGTGCATTGTAATTTTTGACATCAGTATGGACATCAGTTGTCTATAAAAATGGTGTCAAGTTGGACATCAGTTGTTTATAAAAATGATGTCAATTTGGACATCAGTTGTCTATAAAAATGGTGTCAAGTTAGACATCAgttgtttataaaaataatgtcaATTTGGACATCAGTTGTCTATAAAAATGGTGTCAAGTTGGACATCAGTTGCCTATAAAAATGATGTCTGGTTACCTGTTTAAACAATGCACATTTTGAAACATACACACcaccaaaaatgaaaaatatacaaCCAACAAAACCAACTGAATCAAAACTAAATCTCATTAGTACTGCACAAATTCTTGTGTCAGCATATCCATCATTCAAATCTAACTACACATTTCCATTCAATAAGTACTACCAGATTCATATTCATCCATTCGCAAACATAGATAACAATAGCTAGCTAAGTCAGTACACATTTCTAGTCAAAAGTCTAAACGATAATATCATCCTAGCAACTACATAATGGATTGAATATAATCAAGCGTCTCCAAACGAACAACATCAAGTTCCTCCATCGTGTAAGACCTGCGGCTCTTACAGGCCCACTGCACATATgcgaattaaaattaattatatcattCCAATACTCTGACAAACTTATATTGAAACAAAGCTCACACTATTATTCTTTAACTCACTGTATACCTTCTCCAAAAGCTTCATATCCGTGTCCTCAATTATATCCTTCATGTACCGCATGACAGCGTACCCGCATTCCATGCCACCTGGTTGTTTAGGGCATCCCTATTCCAACAATTTGTTGACAATTAATTAAGACATAAAGAGTAATAATTAGTCAATAATAGTCACAAAATGGAAAAATGAACTACATCGTGACTAAATACTAACCACAAGTTTTTTGATTTTAGGATTCTTGTTTACCCGTCCCTCCTGAGCATTATAAGACCTCACTGCTCTGTAGAAGTTAATTGACAAATATAATGTCAAAACCCAAAAAATCAGTAATTACAATCAATGGATTATTAAATTCTTTACCGCTTTAGTGCCTTCTCTAGTTGCTCAGGATGTGGATAATGTGGCAATGAATTGAGGAGATAAATTTCGGATTCCCAGATCACTATCAAAATCCAATGTGAACTGTTTTTATTAAGTCAAAGtaggaattaaaaaaattgcacaTGATGAGGTTCAAAAATTGCACATGCAAGTACCGAGCTTCCCTATCCGGACACTTGCAATTAAAAATAAGGCACATAACAAAAAGAGAGATTGAGAGTCATACCTGTAATTAAAAGGCAAGAAGTTCATCTGAAGAACTCCATCTTTCAGCCTTTGTACGACATAAGCTTCAAATTCATCATTCAGATTATATGCTGATGGATGAAGATATGAAAATGAGGTTGATAGATCTCTACCCGGGGTATCCCGAAACATGGAATACAAATaccttaaaattcaaataaaaaatttattctccGTAAATATCACTACAAATAAAAATGAGACAACAAGAAGAgaagaattaaaaaaacagCTTACGTCATATATGTTGATATGACCGCCTGCCCAATCATTTTAAACTCTAACAGTGAAAGCACACTCTCATCGAGTAGATAAATAGTTCTTTCGATTCCAAAGATATCAACATCACATGGAACTGGTATCGAGTTTCCACTTTCTTTCATCACTGTTTTTGCAAATTTGTACAACACCCTAAAGCGAGGAGGCACATCCTCCTTCGGCTTCACCGAATTAAAAAGCGCATGCACTCTCTGCACCTCACTTTGcggttttttctttttctgtaaagAAATATTTAGGCATAAAGTTTTTTTCACTTTAGTGCAATTGAACAGAAAAAAGGGAAAGCATTGGGACATACCTCAGAACAAGTAGCTCCGGTGAAAATGATCATGTCCTTTGGCCATGCTAAATGAGAGCCAATAGCTTGGTGGACGGTTTCTATCTCACCAACTATCGGTACAGGAACCAGGGCATCGTCCTTGATGCTTCCGTCCACCGCGACACGAACAAATCCGGGTTGTAGATGCCTCATTTCATCTCCCTCTTCAAAAGCAACACCAAAAGCAACTTTATTATCAATGCTGTCCACTGCCATCTCACATTTGCGCGGACCCTggataaataaagtacaaatctatattATTAATGCATCCGGTTGACGGTCAGTTAGAAGATAAAGCAGTAAACTTTAATGTTTTCTCAAcctatattaattaaaatgtcACATATTCTTGAAAATTAGACATGGCAAAATGGATTTAAAACTACAAAACTAGACCATAGAGTTATAATATACATCTATTTCAATTTGATTTCTCAAGTATGAAAAAACCAGATAAAGCAGATTATAATATACATCACTATGCATTCCATGGAGTAATTAAATTATAGAGTTTACGTTTACCTTCTGTTCtggtggaggtggaggaggGTCAATAGCAAAACAATTTTCATCCTGTTTGGCATCATCTACCATCAATTCATCCACCATTAGTTTCTTtgcaatttcttttttttttcttcacattcttctgttgttcctgttcttcttctttttccccTGGACAGCTTGCTTTGTCGGACAATATTGGTGAATGAATATTGCTCGCAGCAATCAAAGCTCTCAACTCTGCAATTTGTATCTCTAAATCCTTTGTTTTTTGCTCGAACTCCTCTTTCATCTTCTCATCATGGGCCAACAACTCCTCTTTGGTAATCCGTTTCCTTTTCTGTTTCGGCAAATCAAAAAACAAGGTTGGTGGTATGAAGCTCCCAACCCCGCGAAATGCTCTGGAGTTTCTAACACAGTGGTAAGCACATCATTAGTTCCTTGCGGCTTGAATTCACCCTTTCTTTGCTTTTCCAATAAGTCATCCtgtcaaaaaaaagaaacaaatcagATGTGGATTTAGAAATGAAATAAGGAAAAAATAGAAGGCTTACAATTTTTTGATGTAACTTGGCTAACTTTGGGTCAATCATGCCATGCTTTGGCACGCGAGCTTTTTTCCCCAAAATTGCCCTGTCCGGTACTTCATCTGGTTCCAACCTCCCTTCACGTATCTATTACAAAAATTAAGACACATTTAATAAATAGTCATGAAGAAGTAAAGATTACATAAAAATGGAACTCTTACCTCTTCTTCTTGCAACCCGATATATCCCTTTCTTGACCCTTGGTGTGGGTATTTCCGATTCCCCACAGTATTACTATACTTTTCATTTGTTTTCTGTATACATTTGAATGcatgataataaattaaaacaggTCATACAATTTTTAAGTGCATAAACATTCAACAAATAAAAACAGATTTAATGTAACGTATCGTCTCCAAGCCTTCTTACCAACGAATGCATATTGCTTTGGTGGCTTCGATAACTTCTTCTTCTGTCCAATATAAGGGAGCACATGTTCGGCAGTTAATTTAGCTTTAAAATTTCTCCATTTTGCACCTGCTGATTGAAGAATTCTTTTCTGACTTTCTGGAGTCACTTCGAACGTATCCTGAAGGGCATACAAGTCAACGACATAAGGAATATGGAATTTTAATTATCCTGAATAGGAAATTGAATTTAGGTGAGTCTCAAATCCTAAACTACCACAGCTGAAATTTAAGCAAGGAATAGCATAAAAAGAAATAACTGAACTATATtaatctaatttattattttaaattttttactgattaattaaattttaaaaagaaatttaagCAAGGAATAGGATAAAAAGAAATCACTTAATTGACGTACCTGAAGATCATTCCATAACTTCTCTTTTAATTTAGGGTCCACCTTTGGCCAAGACGGAATGTCAATCGGCACCGTTGTCCTTGCTAGCATTCCTAGATAGGACTGCAGTTTGTGCCTGCCATCTCCAACTGGAAGTCCAACTTGATTAAACCGTACTTTGAAATTTTCTCCTCGCGCTTTCTTTATCACCACTTTGTgcatagcacaaacacttcgCGTTCCTCCAGATGTCCTTGTTTTGGTTGACTGTGTACTTGTTTCTGTGGGTTGTGGAGCTGTCTGCTGCGGAGAGGCAACATCTGCAGGAGGAATGGAGGCAGTCTCTAGCTCAGGTGCTGATTCTTCCACTTGTGGGGGGTCAGTTTTTTGCTTCTCATCTTCCACTCTGTCCATGACTTGTTCAGActattttttagttattttccCCTTTTTTGCCATTCAATCTGCAGTAAAAAcgataaattaaaacaaaattgaaatagtaataaatgataaaGAATAGTGAATGTACATGCATTGGATATTAAGCACAATAAACGTAATTTACAAGTCCATTATTTATCTGCTAACTGTTTAACATATACTTAGACatttatgtataaaaacaataacaaaCAGAGACTGTGCTATtgcaaaacaattaaaacaaacGATTTCAGACTTAATATATAACTGATTTATTACATGCAGAAACGACAACAGAATTAATTCCCAGATATATTTAATCTAACAATAATTCTTATCAAGAACCCACATATATTATCTAATAAATACCtggtgtttttattattatatgtacatat of Daucus carota subsp. sativus chromosome 3, DH1 v3.0, whole genome shotgun sequence contains these proteins:
- the LOC108210887 gene encoding uncharacterized protein LOC108210887, which gives rise to MVDELMVDDAKQDENCFAIDPPPPPPEQKGPRKCEMAVDSIDNKVAFGVAFEEGDEMRHLQPGFVRVAVDGSIKDDALVPVPIVGEIETVHQAIGSHLAWPKDMIIFTGATCSEKKKKPQSEVQRVHALFNSVKPKEDVPPRFRVLYKFAKTVMKESGNSIPVPCDVDIFGIERTIYLLDESVLSLLEFKMIGQAVISTYMT